aaaaaagccagctggaATTAAGAATCTATAGATCAATGTCAGAAGTgttgtcatcttaacaatatcaagttttcaaatccatgaacatgggatgtctttcaaTTTGTTTAgggcttctttaatttctttcaacaatgtcaTGATCTTCTTGGGGAACCTGAAGCCCAGTAGGTGCTCCAGTCCTGTGGGCTGACCAGCTTGACCAGCTAAGCCTCTTATCCTGGAGGAAGTCCCAGGACTGGCTTCTTCTTGGCTACCTTGTCCTCCAAATGGAGAGTATGAGATCTTCATAACCTTCACTTCTCTGAGATTCTGTAGAACTATTTCTCTGCAGCTTCATGAGCTAGAGCAAATATCATGGTTTTTAAGAGCAGAAGTaactttttaagttaaaaagtcATTGAAGCAAATTTACTATTGCACTACTTAGGAGGTGTGCATGGGACTaattgtagaaaagaaatatttgtcatttttgaaaATGAGGTATTAAACACTATGATtaactgaaatttgatattcagaAAAGTATCACTTGTGTTTTTCCAGAACACATGAAAATGATTCATAAAACACGGTTCCTACCAGGCAACCTTTGTCAGGGCCATTTTGCTCaaaatttggtgtttttttttgttgctgttgttgttgtttgtgtgtgtgtatacatgtgtatacagtcATTTTTCAATCTGTTCtaacctttactttttttttttttttttgagacggagtctcgctctgtcacacagcttggaatacagtggcgcgatctcggctcactgcaagctccgcctcccgggttcacgccattctcttgcctcagcctcccgagtagctgggactacaggcgcccgccaccatgcccggctaattttttgtatttttagtagagacggggtttcaccgtgttagccaggatggtctcgatctcctgaccctgtgatccaaccgccttagcctcccaaagtgctgggattggaggcatgagccactgcgcccggccaacctttacttttaaagaaaaagcactAGAAaagactatattaaaaaaaaaaaaaaaacacctgaaaaAGAGCAAAGTTGCTTATGCTGGGTTTTCTGTGATAAAATAGTTAATGTTTTGGGTCATATTAATGCAGCTTGCtacttacctttaaaaaaaactttttattttggaattattttagcTTTATAGAAAAGTCCCAGAGGCAGTACAGAGTCCCTATagatcctccccacccccagcttccCCTCATGTTAACATctcatataataaattattgttggtACAAGACTAcagaactgggcacagtggctcacacctgtaatcaagaactttgggaggccaaggcaagcaaatctcttgaggtcaggagttcgagaccagtctggacaacatggtgaaaccctgtctctattaaaaatacgataattagccaggcgtagtggtgcgtgtctgtagtctcagctacttgggaagctgaggtgggaggatcactttgagcccatGAGtgtgaggttacaatgagccatggttgtatcactgcactccaagcaatataccaagaccctgtctctcaaaaaaagaaaaaagataactaACCTatagactttatttggatttcatctGTTTTCACTAATGCCCTTTTTGTGTTCGGGGGTATAATCTGGGATCTGATCCCACATTCatttttgtgtgcgtgtgtgtgtttttttgtttttgttttttttgtttttgttgttttttggtttttctgagttggagtctcgctctgttgcccaggctggagtgcagtggcgagatcttggcccactgcaacctctgcctcccaggttaaagcagtTCTTCTgtgtctgcctcctgagtagctgggattactaggTGCGCagcaccatgcctaatttttttttttttttttttttttttgagacaatgttttgctcttgttgcccaggctggagtgcagtggcgcgatcttggctcactgcaatctccaccttctgatttcaagcgattctcctgcctcagcctcccgagtagctgggattacaggtgcctgccaccacacctggccaattttttttttttgtatttttagtagagacgaggtttctccatgttggccaggttgtctcgaacttctgaccttgtgatccatctgcctcagcctcccaaagtgctgggattacaggcatgagccactgcgcccagccatgcctgactaatttttatatttttactggagacggAGTTtagccatgttagccaggctgatcttgacctcttgacctcaagtaatccacccacctcaaccccccagagttctggaattacaaacgtcagccacctcgcccagcccagaTTGTCATCTTTGGAAATGCACTAAGCCCAGCCAACAATCAAGGGAGGGGACTTAAGCTCCATTTCCTGGAGGGGGAAGTGTCCGCACATACTGTTTAGAATTCCTCTTAAGGAAGATTTGTCCCTTCTCCAACATTTATGTATTCAGTTATTTATATCAGcttggactcatggatatttattttgttatctgGGTTATAATCCCGACCACTGGCTTCTAAGGCAGGACCTCAGCTCTGAGGATCAGTTTTCTTTGTAACTGGCATTTCTGACTTCAAGCATCTGCTGCCCAAGGCCATTGGCTCTGGACcaggcctccacctccccagggaCAGAGTGGAGTGATGGGGACACTGGGAAGGGAGGTTGTTGGGTAGCAGTAATAGAGGTCAGGGTTAACATAATAGGACTTTTTTTCCTGACTCAGGTCCCAGGTCAAGGACCAAGGACGTGGCTCTGGGCAGATCACTTCTGTGCCAGGCGCAGGCAGGAGGACCAGAGTGGcagggttctctctctctctcttttattttatttttattttatttatttattttttgagatggagtcttgccctatcgcccaggctggagtgcggtggctcaatctcggctcactgcaagctccgcctcccaggttcaccccattctcttgcctcagcctcccgagtagctgggactacaggcgcccgccaccacgcccggctaatttttttgtatttttagtagagatggggtttcaccgtgttagccaggatggtctcgatctcctgacctcgtgatccacccgccttgcctcccaaagtgctgggattataggcgtgagccaccgcgcctgacctctctcttttattttatttaattaattaatttattttttatagtgatgatgtctcgctatgttgcccaggctggtctggaactcctgggcttaagtgatcctcccgccttgctCATGCTTCTGACCAGCCAGCTGCAATCTCAGGTTGCTATGACCCCTTCCTTGGGTTAAATCATTTCCTAGAGCGGCCCAAAGAACTCAAGGAAAcaatgccaggcacggtggctcatgcctgtaatcccagcactttgggaggctgaggccggtggatcacttgaggttgggagttcgagaccagccttgccaacatggtgaaaccctgtctcaactgaaaatacaaagattagctgggtgtagtggccggcgcttgtaatcccagctactcgggaggctgaggcaggagaattgcttgaacctgggaggtggaggttgcagtgagctgagattgcgacattgcactccagcctgggtgacaagagtgagacttcatctcaaaaaaacaaactatttacaggccaggtgtagtagctcatgcctgtaatcccagcactttgggaggctgaggcgggtggatacctgaggtcaggagttcgagaccagcttggccaacatggtgaaaccccatctctactaaaaatacaaaaaattagccaggcatggtggtgcacaccagtaatcccagctatttgtgaggctgagacaggagaatatcttgaacccaggaggcagaagttgcagtgagccaagatcacaccactgcactccagcctgggagacagaacaagactccatctcaaaaaaaaaaaaaaaaacaatttatctacatttaccattttattataaaggacacagatgaaaatataaatgcagctgggcatagtggctcatgcctgtaatcccagcactttgggaggctgaggcgggtggatcaggaggtcaacagatcgagaccatcctggccaacatggtgaaaccccgtatctactaaaaatataaaaattaggagggcacggtggcacacgcctgtagtcccagctatgtaggaggctgaggcaggaggatcacttgaacccaggaggtggaggttgcagtgatccgagatcacgccactgcactccagcctggtgacagaaccagattctgtctcaaaaaataaaataactaaaatttatatatattttaaatatatatattatatataacatatatattatatatgacatatatattatatataacatatattatatgtgacatatatatgtcatatacatatatatgtcatatatataccatataatatatgtatatatgtcatatatcgtatataatatatattatatatgtcacatatatacatatattttatttatatatttatacacacatataaacgcAGCAGCACGTATGGGAGGGGCTCAGTTTCCATTCCCACCCACTCCCAACTCCCACACACCCCTCCAAGGACTCCATGTGTTCCTGGAAGCTCTCGGAACCctctccttttgggtttttatggaggcttcattacataggcatgattgaacCATAGGCCATTGGTGATGAACTTAACCTTCAGGCCCTCTCCCTTTCCTGGAGTTTGgaggtggggctgaaagtcccaaccctctaaccctgccttggtctttctggtgaccagccccactGAAGCAGCCCAGGGGCTGCCAGCCACCAGTCAGTGCCtaagcatacaaaaagacatcaTTTTGGAGATTCCAGGAATTTTAGGAATTATGTACTGGGAGAGAGGGtcaaacaccaaatatatatttcacaacatGAAAGAGCCCAATTTACGTATTTCACGATTCCCTTCTTGTTACAACTTAAcgagatttttttattttcctgacttTTCGCTTTGGAGAATTAGTCAATAGTTTAGGTCTGTCTTGTTCGTTTACTATGGGGTGTGAATTTAAGATGGGGCTGACGTCACTTTGgggcccttttcttttcttcttcttctttttttttttttttctgagacggagtctcgctctgtcgcccaggctggagtgcagtggcaggatctcggctcactgcaagctccgcctcccaggttcacgccattctcctgcctcagcctcccgagtagctgggactacaggcgcccgccaccacgccgggctaattttttgtatttttagtagagacggggtttcaacatgttagccaggatggtctcgatctcctgaccttgtgatccgcccgcctcggcctcccaaagtgctgggattacaggcgtgagccaccgcgcccggcccctttggGGCCCTTTTGTACAGCTCAGAGTTGGCCTGGCTGCAGGGCTGGGACTATGGAATGGCAAGGAGGTGCCTCAGGTGccaaatattaggttggtgaaaaTTAATTGCGGTTTTCTCATTGAAAGCAATGGCAAaaccgcagttacttttgcactaacctaatataAGAAGGCGTGCAGTCTGGGGGTCAGAGTGAGTGTGGAGGTCTCGGGGAATGGCCGCCGGCCTGGAGGAGGTTGCTAGGTCTGGGTCCCTGCCAGCCTTGTGGGGACCAACTGCTGTATCTTGCAGGAATTTGCACGCTGTGTATGCAAGAGGCTGCATCTTTTTTGGAGTCTGGGAGCGCTGCAGTGGCAGAACCGACACGGCGGGAGGCGCTAGAGGACCCGGGGTGGACTCGGATGTGGGGTCAGGGAACCTGGCATTTATTCCTGCCCGGACCGCCCACTCATGCTGCGGAGTTGGGAGGCATGGGGAGATCGGCCGCCAGAGGGACGTGCGCCGTAGCCAATCAGCGTGTGAAGCAGGGCGCTATGTGGTTGGGGCCTCCCGTAACCCTTTACCGCCCCAGAGTGGCCCCCAGGTCCCCGGCATCCCCACATCGCCCTGTGAGGCAGATGAGCAGAGCCAGAAGGGCCGCACGGGAGGAACAGGGGTTGGCTTGTCCGGAGGCGGACGGATAACGCGACCCCGATCCCTGCGGTACTCTGCAGTCATGTGAGTCGCCGCCTGGCGCATTTCTTCAAGTGCCCACCCCCTCGAGAAGGTGCCCCTGGGGTGGGGGCTTCACATCTGCTTTTGTTTAGTGGTCAGAGGACTACAGAGGGAAGCTCTCAGGACAAGGCCCCCAACCCTGTACTCCAGCCCTGCATCCTTAGGCCCCTCTCATGGACAATAGGGTCTTAGAAAAAGCGCCAGGGTGCTGGGCATGGACCCCTCAGGCCAGACGCATTGGGAGGGGTCCAAGGAAACCATGAGAACCTCAAGCCCAGGTTGGGGAATCTGCCCGAGGGGAAAGTGGGTGTCTCTGGGCCTTGTCCTGCCTGGGTCCTGGACAGGGGGCTCGGtggctgcccaggctgcagtcttGTGTCTAGGCAAAAACTGTAAGCTGGGAAAGACCCCATCGTCTGCCCACCACGAAGTCGCCCCCCCAAAAGACAGAAAGGCCACCCCACACTGGCCTGGAGCCCCAGTCCTGAGGTGCTGCAGCACCAGTGTGGGGTGGCCCGGCACTTGCCCCTACAGGGTTACAACCCATCCTTTCTGCTTCTCCAGGCCAGAAGCCAAGGAGTCCTCAGTGACCGTGGGATCCACGACATCTCCACATCGCTGTCCCCACCCAGCCAGGGCAGCGCCAGCACTAGCTCAGACGCAAGGTTGGTGTGAGAACCAGCGggcgtggccgggcgcggtggctcacgcttgtaatcccagcactttgggaggccgaggcgggcagatcatgaggtcaggagatcgagaccacggtgaaaccccgtctctaataaaaatacaaaaaattagccgggcgtggtggcgggcgcctgtagtcccagctactcggagaggctgaggcaggagaatggagtgaacccgggaggcggagtttgcagtgagccaagatcgtgccactgcactccagcctgggcgacagagcgagactccgtctccaaaacaaacacaaaaagaacCAACGAGCGGAGGAGCATGTGGGCCTTCAGACGGGGATGCGGCTGGATCTGGTTGTCCCACCTGCCGGGGCCAGCTGCAGTGCTGTGGTCTGCAaagtgctggcaggtgcctggcCCATGCTCCCTGTGACAACACAAACTGAGCTAATGTCCCCAGAGTGTTTAGCTCTGATGCTTGGTGCCCAGGGACACTGATGTCTGTTAACATGGACAAAGTACACCAGATGCTGTGTGGTCATGGGCTCTGTGTCCACTCCATCTCTGCCACTCTGTGGCTGTGTGGATCACCCTGGCATGTCTCAGTGTCCTCAACTGTGACTGGGTCCATAAGAACAGCCTGCTGTTGTAACAGGGGTGGGAGGGGGGACTGGAAACAGTCCTCAGGGTGGAAACCCTTCGTCCGTGCTCAGCATGTGAGAGGCCCATTGGTAGTGGCTGAGCTCTTAGTCCATTAGTCACTCTGATGGCCCCTTGTGGAGGGTGTTTATTGTGCAcattttccagatggggaaaGTGGGGTTGGATGGGGGTGACGTACCCAAGGCTGCCAGGAGAGGAACTGGCAGAGCAGAAGCCTAGTTCCATCAGGCCCCCTGCCAGTCTTGGCCCCAGCGAGCAGTGAGGCAGCCCCAtctgccccacctccctcccagatccACGTCTAGAGCCCCGCTAAGGGCTTCCACCACTGACAGGATTTTGCTTCCTTCCTTAGGACGGAACCGCTGGACTCCAGGTTCCTTGCCTGGGAGTAGGAGAAATCCACCTGCTGGGGGCTGAGTGTGGCCTGAGGGACAGGCCCTGGGTCCCGGGATGCCCCTGCCCGAGCCCAGCGAGCAGGAGGGTGAGAGTGTGAAGGCCAGCCAGGAGCCATCccccaagccaggcacagaagtcATCCCGGCAGCCCCCAGGAAGCCCAGAAAGTTCTCCAAACTGGTCCTGCTCACAGCCTCCAAAGACAGCACCAAGGTGGCGGGGGCCAAGCGCAAGGGCGTGCACTGTGTCATGTCCCTAGGGGTGCCCGGCCCCGCCACCCTTGCCAAGGCCCTCCTCCAGACCCACCCCGAGGCCCAGCGGGCCATTGAGGCAGCCCCTCAGGAGCCTGAGCAGAAACGGAGCAGGCAGGACCCAGGTGAGGCTCCACAGCGGCCCCCCAGGACAGCTCGGCACCTCCCAGGGTGGCCCCCACAGCCGCGCTGACTCCGTCAGGCGCTTCTCCCTGTGGTGCGGGTCCTCGTTCCCTGACTTTGACCACgtgtggagagcagtggcacagggGTTAGGGCACAGGCCTGGGCATCCCCCTacctccacctctgcctctgagCGGCTGTGCCTCTCTGCGTCTGTTCCCCACTCTGGAATGAGCTGCCCACTGGCTCCTTCACAAGGGAGGGTCTGAGGGTGCGGCGGGGCCCACAGGCAGCTGCCGTCAACTTCAAGGTCTTGGCTCGCAGCTGCTCGATGAGGGTCTCTAAGACCAGGGGCTTGATGGGTCACCTTTCCATATGTTCTAGAGAGCTTCTTTTGTCTTGCTCACCGTTCAGTCACTTAGTAACATCCACTGAACAGCAGCTGTGTGCAGGCTGGGCTCTGGAGACTCGAGGCACGCAGGATGAGACTCTCAGCAGACTTAGGCAGTGACCTCAGCCTGGCTCTCCGGGACTGCCCCTGCTCTCCCTACCTCCTCTGCACAATCACCCCCCACCAAGCCTCCGGGGAGATACAGCTCAGGGCTCACAGGTCCCATGGGAGAGTGGGGCTGGGGGTGTGGCCCTAGCTGCTGCGGGCTGGCTGGAGGTGATGGGGCAGGTTCATTCCCTGTGCTTTACTGTGGAAGTGATGGGATGGATGGAGGCACTGAGCATCTTCAGTCCCTGCTCCCACTCCCCAGGGCCCTTGGCTCTGCCCCTGCTGTGTACTAGACCTTTCAGCTAGACTTGGGGAACATAGTCAGGTGGGCCATGGTAGCAGAGATGGGATGAGAGCAGGGCTGCCCCTTTCCCTGCACCCAGCTCTCCCTGAGgtggcccaggccctgccctgctGTCCCCTGCAGGAGGACAGGTCCCCTCCTGGCCCCACAGCAGGTCCTGCCTCTGGGCTCTACCAGGGCAGGCAGCGGTGGGGGCAGGGCCCTAGGCAGCAGAGGAAATGGGCTGGGTACACCTTTTGAACTGGAAGTTCCAGGGAGATGGGGCAGGGGGCTGCCCAGTGGGTGGGAAGAAGATGAGTTGGGGTTTCTTCCCAACTGGGAGTGGGCTCTGCCATGCCCTGAGAAGAAGAAAAGTCGTAGCAGGTGGCCTTGGCTTGTGACCTCTGAACAGGTGGCCCCTGGGGTCAGCCAGGGTACTCAGCCTGGCAGCCCATTGTGAGAAAACGGGGTGCTCTTAGGGTTCCTTCGGTTTGCTGGCCGTGCAGGGACCCTGCCTCACTGATGGAAATTGAGGGGTGAGTGGCCTGAGGTCACAGAGGGTCACAGCCCCACAGCCTCCCTGGAGCTGAGACCCCAGAATGCCTGAGATGGTGGTGTCCGCAGCCACAGGCTTGGAGCTTTCAAGGAACCTAATGGACCCCTCGGCCTCCATCCCTCTGCTGGAGTCTCAGGCCTGGTGTGAGCAGTGCTCTGGGACTCAGAGGGACCCCGTCCTCCCAGAGCCGGTGGAAGTGCCTGGCTCTCACTGCGAAGCCCCCACCATCCAGTCCTGCTCTGAGAGCCTCTGTGTGTCCCCCTGGCTTCTCCTGCCAACCCTGGGCAGAGGATGCAGTCCCCATGGCCTGTGGGAGGCAGGGCTCAGAGGAGTGAAGTCGCCACCCTGAGGCCACCAGGAGGTCCCTGCAGAGGGCAGAGGGGGTTGGAGTCTGGCTCAGGGTCTGTTACACCTGAGCTCTGTGGAATGAGACCATCTCAAGGTCTTCCCAGCCCCTTTGAGACTCCTGCTCACTGCTGGGATCCATCTAGGCCTGGGGCCATGGTGCCTTTGTGAGAATTGGAGCACAGCCATCTTCGCCAGATGAAAGGCAGAGCAGGGCTCCATCAGGCGCCAGGGGTCCCACAGGCAATCACCCTCAGGCATCGACCACCCCCACCTGCCAACTCCTCCAtccttccacccccaccccaggtccAGCAGAGGCGATGGGTGCGGCTTCCCAGTGCTCAGCACAAACTTGGCCTCAAGCTTCCTGGAAATGACTTTAGCAGCTTTTGTGGCCCTGGCCTGGTGGCCTTGGGAGCAGCGTCCCTGAGTGGCAGTCACTTCTCAGTCAGGCAGAGGCTTCTGGCCCTGGAGCATCCACTGGTTGGGGTGATAGTGAGGCCTGGTAGACCCCCAACAGCCAAGCTGAGCCCTCCCGTCTCCATTGACACCAGCCTGATCCACCCTCTTCTCTCGCAGGCACAGACAGAACAGAAGACAGTGGATTAGCAGCGGGGCCTCCTGAGGCTGCCGGGGAGAACTCTGCCCCCTGCTCTGTGGCGCCCGGCAAGTCCCTGTAACCTTGACAACAGGCGCATCCTCCCAGGCCACCAACCCAGCCATAGGCTCTTCTCTGTCCGCAGGGCTTCTGGGGCCAAATGGGTGAATCTTTGCTTTCAACAttgtgtaatttctttcttttctttttttttttttttagatcaagTATAAGTTACTTTTGTAAGCAGAAAAATACTTTCAAACAAGAATAAAAGAAGCTGTTCGCTAGACCCCATAATGGGCAGGTTTTAAACATTCCAGGCTTCTGGGTCCTTTGAGGCTCAGCTCTGATGCCACCACCCCTGGGTCTCCGCACCCCAGCCCTTACTGGGCCCTTCCAAAGTGCCCCTTAGTCACTGCCCTCCCTGACCCAAGTCTCGCTTCCTCCATGAAGCCTCCCAGACTGACAGCTCCCAGGCACTAAGGGAGCTCAGGCTTGCTGAGAATGGTAGCTCCAGGATTCTGCTGAGGGAGAGGTAGGCCTGCAGCTCATGGGTGGGTTCAGGGAGGAACCTGACAAAAGCACATGCGGCCTGCCTGTCATGTTCTTTCCAGGGGGCTTGTGGGCTGAGGAAACCTGagttcctgccctggcctcctgggTGCCACCCCTGCTGGAGGGGAGATGAAGGAAGCACAGCTACCCTACTTGAGCTCCCAAGTCAGCGAGCCTCCAGGAGGTTTTCCATGAGTCCTCATTCTTTGACAACTGCCTCTGGGCTCAAGGCAATgttagggttttgtttgtttgttttgaggcggagtttcactcgtcgcataggctggagtgcagtggcacgatctggactcactgcaaccaccacctcccaggttcaagcgattcccttgactcagcctcctgagtagctgggattacaggcacctgtcaccacgcccggctaatttttatatatttagtagagatggggtttcaccacattggccaggctggtcttgaactcctgacctcaggtaatctgcctgcctcagcctcccaaagtgctgggattacaggcatgagccaccatgcccggccctgattTTATATTCAGATGGCTTCTGTGTTCTCCACCATGCTTTCTCCTTTcccaagtgtttttttgtttgtttgttttgttttgttttgttttgttttttgagatggggtctcactatgtagcccaggctggagtgcaatggtgtgatctcagctcactgcaactgccgcctcccaggttcaagcgattctcctgcttcagcctcccaagtagctgggattacaggtgtgcaccaccatgcctggctgtttttgtatttttagtagagatggggtttcaccatgttggccaggttggtctggaactctggacctcaggtgatctgcctgcctcggcctcccaaagtgctgggattacaggtgtgagccactgctccaggcctgTTCCCAAGTACCCTTGGCTGTCTGTTCTTGTCAGATGTTAAGGAAACCTGAGGATGTCAGGGCAGGATGTTTCGGGTGCAACCTCAAGAAGTGGGAGTGAGGAAAAGGAGGCCGGGGTGGGTCAGAGGGCAGGGTCACTGTGGGGCGCGTCTGCCCTGTACTCAGTGTGGCACCATCGGGCCCCTCCTGCTGTTGCCTGGGAAGCCTTACCCAGCAGTGAGGGGTGGCTGTGGAGCAGCAGGGCCGGGAGCGGGGGAGCATTTTTGGTGCCATCTTAAGTGGAGTTGGGGGAACAACAAAGGTGCCCCTGGGCCTGAGTCTTTCAGTGGCGCTGGCAGTCGGCCGGGAGGGAGACGCATACTGGGGAGCTGGAGCCTGCACGCTGGGCCTGGCCACATCACTGTTTTCCTCACCCTctggttttattttgaaatatttggagCATAAAAGTTGCAGGAGCACACAGTGCATACTGTATAGCCCTGGCCTGGGTTCCCCggctctccttccctctctctctcctcttttttctctctccctccctctgtctctcctccACACACTTCTGTTTTGCCAAACCATCCAAATGCAGGCAGCAGACTCCAAAACCATTCTGCCTCCACCGCCGAGCACACCCTTCCCAGTCATAGCCATGTTAATGCGAGTGTGCCTGAGAGGATCGCCGCTGGTTCCGTGATATCACCCAGCATCATCCACACCACATCCCAGTGAGCAGTGAGGACAAAAATGGCCAGGTTAGGACcccattttgcctttttttgccACCCATATCCCGGAGCCCCTctcctgttctttattttttatttttacttttatttttattttttttttcaagacagggacAGGGTCctgccctattgcccaggctgtagtgcagcagaccttccaggctcaagcaatcatcctcccacctcagcctcctgagcagctgagactacaggcaggctacttttttgagtttttgaggagatggggtctcgctgtgttgcccaggctggtctcaaactcttgggctcaagcgatcttcccatctcggcctcccaaagtgctgggattacaggtgcaagccaccgtgcccagcctagtgtTAGCAATTTGatattaaaattgaaataataggccaggtgcagtggctcatgcctgtaatcccagccttcgggaggctgaggcgggcagaccagctgaggtcaggatttcaagaccagcctggccaacatggcaaaaccctgtctctactaaaaaaaaatacaaaaattagccaggtgtggtggtgggtgcctctagtcccagctactcgggagactgaggcaggagaatggcttgaacccgggaggtggaggttgcagtgagctgagatcacgccactgcactccagcctgagtgacagagtgagtctccatctcaaaaaacaaataacttttaaaaattgcaattatggccgggcatggtcacgcctgtaatcccagtactttgggaggccgaggcaggtgaatcgcctgaggtcaggagttggagacaagcctagccaacatggtgaa
This sequence is a window from Gorilla gorilla gorilla isolate KB3781 chromosome 18, NHGRI_mGorGor1-v2.1_pri, whole genome shotgun sequence. Protein-coding genes within it:
- the FLYWCH2 gene encoding FLYWCH family member 2 — its product is MPLPEPSEQEGESVKASQEPSPKPGTEVIPAAPRKPRKFSKLVLLTASKDSTKVAGAKRKGVHCVMSLGVPGPATLAKALLQTHPEAQRAIEAAPQEPEQKRSRQDPGTDRTEDSGLAAGPPEAAGENSAPCSVAPGKSL